GGACACGACCGTCCCGACGCTGGCCACCGGCACGACCTGGGTCAGTGGTTCGTAGGTGACCGGGTCATACTCAGCGGGTGGCACGTGCACACGTCCGTCGGAGCCGCGTACGCCGACGATTCGGCGCTCACGCAGCGCGGTGAAGAACTGACTGAGCAGAGGCCCGACCGAACGGGTGTAGTCGAAGGACAGTTTCAGTGGCGCAGAAAGTGGCGGCTCACGGTGATCTGTCGAGGCCGGGCGGCTTTGGCTGGCTGTCACACATCGAGTAGAACAGGTTCTAAGAATCGTGGCAAGAAGCCAAGGAGGGCGGCCGGAATGAAGTTGGGTTTGCAACTCGGATATTGGGCCGCGCAGCCGCCCGCCAACCATGCGGAGTTGGTGGCCGCGGCCGAGGACGCGGGGTTCGACACGGTGTTCACCGCCGAGGCGTGGGGCTCCGACGCGTTCACACCTCTGGCGTGGTGGGGGCGCGAGACCACGCGTCTGCGCCTCGGCACCTCGGTGGTGCAATTGTCGGCGCGCACCCCAACAGCCTGCGCGATGGCATCGCTGACCCTCGATCATCTCTCTGGTGGCAGGCACATCCTGGGTCTGGGCGTGTCCGGGCCGCAGGTCGTGGAGGGCTGGTACGGGCAGAGATTCCCGAAGCCGCTCGCGCGCACCCGCGAGTACATCGACATCATCCGGCAGGTGTGGGCCCGCGAGGCCCCGGTGACCAGCGACGGACCCCACTATCCGCTGCCGCTGACCGGGGAGGGCACCACCGGACTCGGTAAGGCGCTCAAGCCGATCACGCATCCGTTGCGGGCCGACATCCCGATCATGCTGGGCGCCGAGGGACCCAAGAACGTCGCGTTGGCGGCCGAGATCTGTGACGGCTGGCTGCCGATCTTCTACACACCGCGCATGGCCGACACCTACAACGCGTGGCTCGACGAGGGCTTCTCACGGCCCGGCGCGCGTCGCACGCGCGAGACGTTCGAGATCTGCGCGACCGCGAACATCGTCATCACCGACGACCGGCCCGCGGCATTCGCGGCGATGAAGCCGTACCTGGCGTTGTACATGGGCGGCATGGGTGCCGAGGACACCAACTTCCACGCCGACGTATACCGGCGCATGGGCTACGGCGACGTGGTCGACGAGGTGACCCACCTGTTCCGGTCCGGCCGGAAAGACCAGGCCGCCGAGGTGATCCCGGATGAGGTGGTCGACGATGCCGCGATCGTCGGTGACGTCGCCCATGTGCGCGAACAGATCAAGGTGTGGGAAGCCGCGGGCGTGACCACCATGGTGGTCTCGGGGCGCAGCCCCGAGCACATCCGCGAGCTCGCCGCACTGGTGTAGACACTTATTGCAAACTGTCTAGAACGCGTTCTAGATTTGACGTGTGACGCAGCACACGATCGCCGGCACCACGGTGACCATGCCGGTTCGGATCCGCACCGCAGACCAGCACATGGCGATGTTCTCGGTGGACGCCGACGCCGCGCAGCGGATGATCGACTACAGCGGGCTGCAGGTGTGCCGCTACCGGCCCGGGCGCGCGATCGTCATCCTCATGCTGATGCGCTACGTCGACGGCGACCTCGGCGAGTACCTCGAATACGGCACCAACGTGATGGTGAACCCGCCGGGATCGACCGCGACCGGCCTTCGCGCGCTGCAGTCGGCCGGGGCGTTCATCCACCACCTGCCGGTCGACCAGGCCTTCACGCTCGAGGCGGGGCGCACCATCTGGGGTTACCCGAAGGTGATGGCGGACTTCACGATTCGTGACGCCCGTCAGTTCGGGTTCGATGTGACGATCGACGGCAGATTCGCGGTCGGCATGGAGTTCCGCCCCGGCATCGCTGTGCCGTCGCGGTTCACATCGCGCCCACAGGTGCATCCCACCTACTCGCACCTCGACGGCGTGACGCGGCGGACGGAAGGGGAGATGCGCCTTTCGGGGGTGCGGTACCG
This genomic window from Mycolicibacterium goodii contains:
- a CDS encoding LLM class F420-dependent oxidoreductase, yielding MKLGLQLGYWAAQPPANHAELVAAAEDAGFDTVFTAEAWGSDAFTPLAWWGRETTRLRLGTSVVQLSARTPTACAMASLTLDHLSGGRHILGLGVSGPQVVEGWYGQRFPKPLARTREYIDIIRQVWAREAPVTSDGPHYPLPLTGEGTTGLGKALKPITHPLRADIPIMLGAEGPKNVALAAEICDGWLPIFYTPRMADTYNAWLDEGFSRPGARRTRETFEICATANIVITDDRPAAFAAMKPYLALYMGGMGAEDTNFHADVYRRMGYGDVVDEVTHLFRSGRKDQAAEVIPDEVVDDAAIVGDVAHVREQIKVWEAAGVTTMVVSGRSPEHIRELAALV
- a CDS encoding acetoacetate decarboxylase family protein; this translates as MTQHTIAGTTVTMPVRIRTADQHMAMFSVDADAAQRMIDYSGLQVCRYRPGRAIVILMLMRYVDGDLGEYLEYGTNVMVNPPGSTATGLRALQSAGAFIHHLPVDQAFTLEAGRTIWGYPKVMADFTIRDARQFGFDVTIDGRFAVGMEFRPGIAVPSRFTSRPQVHPTYSHLDGVTRRTEGEMRLSGVRYRLGGARLRLGDHPYAAELASLGLPKRAIVSSSAANVQMTFADAEVIS